The Carnobacterium divergens genome includes a window with the following:
- a CDS encoding EAL domain-containing protein — protein sequence MCSTTTDTEIVKGIRNQQYQVYFQPKVSRNQLETVGVEALIRLKVGNRILTPNLFFSFLTAEDSRKLQNYLIQEIVMLLNTNPFFEKRTIAVNIPSSDVTDDTYIEGLCHYLQAHLHAPERLELEIVERPEIQNLERAHQNLVKLKALGIKISLDDFGQGSCSLQYLHSLPVDCLKIDQAFIRSTELKAMKIIESTIKLAHSLNLSVVAEGVETLTQLKQVHELGCDVFQGYLFDCPLSLRELTTKTRKSARFS from the coding sequence GTGTGTTCTACAACTACGGATACCGAAATTGTAAAGGGGATTCGAAATCAACAATATCAAGTTTATTTTCAACCTAAAGTGAGTCGTAACCAATTAGAAACAGTGGGTGTCGAAGCGTTAATTAGGTTGAAGGTAGGAAATCGTATTTTAACCCCAAATCTTTTTTTCTCATTTCTAACGGCAGAAGATAGCCGAAAGTTACAAAATTATTTGATTCAAGAAATTGTGATGTTGTTAAATACAAATCCCTTTTTTGAGAAGCGAACGATTGCTGTCAATATTCCATCTAGTGATGTGACAGATGATACTTATATAGAAGGACTTTGCCATTATTTGCAAGCCCATTTACATGCGCCAGAACGTTTAGAGCTTGAAATTGTCGAACGACCAGAGATACAAAATTTAGAGCGAGCCCATCAAAATTTAGTTAAATTAAAAGCTTTAGGAATCAAAATTAGTTTAGATGATTTCGGGCAAGGTTCCTGCTCGTTGCAATATTTACACTCCTTACCGGTTGATTGCTTAAAAATAGATCAAGCATTCATTCGCTCTACAGAATTAAAGGCCATGAAAATTATTGAATCAACAATCAAATTGGCTCACAGTTTGAATTTATCAGTGGTGGCAGAAGGCGTAGAAACACTAACTCAATTAAAACAAGTTCACGAGCTAGGTTGCGATGTATTTCAAGGATATCTATTTGATTGCCCGTTAAGTCTTCGTGAACTAACAACTAAAACTAGAAAAAGCGCAAGGTTCTCTTAA